From the genome of Fundulus heteroclitus isolate FHET01 chromosome 7, MU-UCD_Fhet_4.1, whole genome shotgun sequence, one region includes:
- the LOC105938280 gene encoding gap junction alpha-8 protein, whose protein sequence is MGDWSFLGNILEEVNEHSTVIGRVWLTVLFIFRILILGTAAEFVWGDEQSDYVCNTQQPGCENVCYDEAFPISHIRLWVLQIIFVSTPSLVYVGHAVHHVHMEEKRKEREEAELSRQQELSEERLPLAPDQGSVRTTKETSTKGSKKFRLEGTLLRTYICHIIFKTLFEVGFVVGQYFLYGFRILPLYKCSRWPCPNTVDCFVSRPTEKTVFIIFMLAVACVSLFLNFVEISHLGLKKIRFVFRKPAPAPAQGEGAVPLTPQGKGLPPLAVPALQRAKGYKLLEEEKVPPATHLYPLAEVGMEAGRGTPPFQALEEKAEEVLPMEDISKVYDESLPTYSQTTETAGVTLHEEETEEVPPPEVEAERIEEGLDEDAEIEDAVNAEVVTPAEAEVEATDTIEDTRPLSRLSKASSRARCVPYTQSSYC, encoded by the exons ATGGGCGACTGGAGCTTTCTGGGTAATATTCTAGAGGAAGTCAACGAGCACTCTACGGTGATCGGCCGGGTGTGGCTCACAGTGCTCTTCATCTTCCGTATCCTAATCCTGGGCACGGCGGCAGAGTTCGTGTGGGGCGACGAGCAGTCCGACTATGTTTGCAACACGCAGCAGCCTGGATGCGAGAACGTGTGCTATGACGAGGCCTTCCCCATTTCCCACATCCGCCTGTGGGTGCTGCAGATCATCTTTGTGTCCACGCCGTCTCTTGTGTATGTTGGCCACGCTGTGCACCATGTCCACATGGAGGAGAAACGCAAGGAACGAGAGGAGGCAGAGCTTAGCCGGCAACAGGAACTGAGCGAGGAGCGTCTGCCCCTGGCACCTGACCAGGGAAGTGTCCGCACAACTAAGGAGACGAGCACCAAAGGTAGCAAGAAGTTTCGCCTGGAAGGCACCCTGCTGAGGACCTACATTTGCCACATCATCTTCAAGACACTATTTGAAGTGGGCTTTGTGGTAGGCCAATACTTTCTTTACGGATTTCGCATCCTGCCGCTGTACAAATGCAGCCGCTGGCCATGCCCCAACACGGTGGACTGCTTTGTGTCTCGCCCAACGGAGAAGACTGTCTTCATCATCTTCATGTTGGCCGTGGCCTGTGTCTCGCTCTTCCTCAACTTTGTGGAGATCAGCCACTTGGGTCTGAAGAAGATACGCTTTGTCTTTCGCAAGCCAGCCCCAGCCCCAGCCCAAGGCGAGGGTGCAGTCCCGCTAACGCCACAAGGAAAAGGTCTGCCCCCGCTGGCTGTCCCCGCTTTGCAGAGAGCAAAAGGCTACAAGTTGTTAGAGGAGGAAAAAGTTCCTCCTGCAACGCACCTCTACCCTCTGGCTGAAGTCGGCATGGAGGCTGGAAGAGGGACCCCACCCTTCCAGGCTCTAGAGGAGAAGGCTGAGGAGGTGCTGCCCATGGAGGACATCTCTAAGGTGTACGATGAGAGTCTGCCTACCTACAGCCAAACAACCGAGACAGCGGGGGTGACGTTACATGAAGAAGAGACTGAGGAAGTGCCACCACCAGAGGTGGAAGCAGAGAGAATAGAGGAAGGTCTAGATGAGGATGCGGAGATAGAGGATGCCGTGAACGCAGAGGTGGTAACCCCTGCTGAGGCAGAGGTGGAGGCGACGGATACGATAGAAGACACCAGACCACTGAGTCGACTGAGCAAAGCAAGCAGCAGGGCCAG aTGTGTGCCTTATACGCAGAGCTCATACTGTTGA